The proteins below come from a single Micromonospora citrea genomic window:
- a CDS encoding A/G-specific adenine glycosylase, with protein MSEPTFAAVVSRWYEENARDLPWRKPDVGAWAILVSEVMLQQTPVVRVLPAWEAWLARWPDPAALAADSPAEAIRMWGRLGYPRRAVRLRECAVAIVERHGGRVPARLDQLLALPGVGTYTARAVAAFAYGQRHPVVDTNVRRVVCRAVAGEPDAGPATRPADLVATEELLPADPAAAALASAAFMELGAVVCTARSPRCGSCPVESVCAWRASGKEAPAGPSRRPQRYAGTDRQVRGLLLGVLREATGPVPHQRLDQVWADEVQRARALGGLVRDGLVEPVGESSFRLVGDGPPVPIV; from the coding sequence ATGTCTGAACCCACTTTCGCCGCCGTGGTCAGCCGGTGGTACGAGGAGAACGCCCGCGACCTGCCGTGGCGGAAGCCCGACGTGGGCGCGTGGGCGATCCTGGTCAGCGAGGTCATGCTGCAGCAGACGCCCGTCGTGCGGGTGCTGCCCGCCTGGGAGGCGTGGCTGGCCCGCTGGCCCGATCCGGCCGCGCTGGCGGCGGACAGCCCAGCGGAGGCGATCCGGATGTGGGGACGGCTCGGCTACCCCCGTCGGGCCGTACGGCTGCGGGAGTGCGCCGTCGCGATCGTCGAGCGGCACGGCGGCCGGGTCCCGGCCCGGCTGGACCAGCTGCTGGCCCTGCCGGGCGTCGGGACGTACACGGCCAGGGCGGTGGCCGCGTTCGCGTACGGCCAGCGACACCCGGTGGTCGACACCAACGTACGGCGGGTGGTCTGCCGGGCTGTCGCCGGCGAACCGGACGCCGGCCCGGCGACCCGCCCGGCCGACCTGGTCGCCACCGAGGAACTGCTCCCCGCCGACCCGGCCGCCGCCGCGCTGGCCAGCGCCGCCTTCATGGAGCTGGGGGCGGTTGTCTGCACCGCCCGGTCACCCCGCTGCGGAAGCTGCCCCGTCGAGTCGGTCTGCGCGTGGCGGGCGTCCGGCAAGGAGGCGCCCGCCGGCCCGTCCCGCCGCCCCCAGCGGTACGCGGGCACCGACCGCCAGGTACGCGGGCTGCTGCTCGGCGTGCTGCGGGAGGCGACCGGCCCGGTGCCACACCAGCGTCTCGACCAGGTGTGGGCCGACGAGGTGCAGCGCGCCCGAGCGCTCGGCGGGCTGGTGCGGGACGGCCTCGTGGAGCCGGTGGGCGAGTCGTCGTTCCGCCTCGTCGGCGACGGCCCGCCGGTCCCGATCGTCTGA
- a CDS encoding glycine cleavage system protein R translates to MNELAITVIGRDRPGIVADVAEVLARLGANLTDSTMTRLRGHFAMTLVCVGPAAADVEAALAPLSAGGQLLATVREVTADGETAPAGEPYVMAVHGADRMGIVAAMTRVLADAGGNVTDLSTRLTGSLYVVVAEVELPPGTADGVAGRLASTAADLGVGVSLRPADPDVL, encoded by the coding sequence ATGAACGAGCTCGCGATCACCGTCATCGGCCGGGACCGGCCGGGCATCGTGGCCGACGTCGCCGAGGTGCTCGCCCGGCTCGGCGCGAACCTCACCGACAGCACGATGACCCGGCTGCGGGGGCACTTCGCGATGACCCTGGTCTGCGTGGGCCCGGCGGCCGCCGACGTCGAGGCCGCGCTGGCGCCGCTCTCCGCCGGCGGCCAGCTCCTGGCGACCGTACGCGAGGTCACCGCGGACGGCGAGACGGCCCCGGCGGGCGAGCCGTACGTCATGGCGGTGCACGGCGCGGACCGGATGGGCATCGTGGCGGCGATGACCCGCGTGCTCGCCGACGCCGGCGGCAACGTCACCGACCTGAGCACCCGGCTCACCGGCTCGCTCTACGTGGTGGTCGCCGAGGTGGAGTTGCCGCCCGGCACGGCCGACGGGGTGGCCGGACGCCTCGCGTCGACCGCCGCCGACCTGGGCGTCGGGGTGAGTCTCCGGCCGGCCGATCCGGACGTGCTGTGA